A window from Bradysia coprophila strain Holo2 chromosome X unlocalized genomic scaffold, BU_Bcop_v1 contig_20, whole genome shotgun sequence encodes these proteins:
- the LOC119068637 gene encoding uncharacterized protein LOC119068637 isoform X2 has protein sequence MSGLNTTPAKRSHQNNSFAFPNNLEIPKSALSDRKFRSSYVRIFNDPRVYKRPRLNGDRTSSRFGVDHNYQIKVVFDEPMVKPKGILANTQSPKDDSGISKSVSFSSKITFIDSTDLDGVSSDCTDVEMEESRSNKSKTKSKKSKNAKSESKSKTKAAASNDKPSSKKKKKTKDKLSNKNGHKVKSTHKDLFKFKITKPFRKFGRSKDKKLKHLQKKFGRRMFKAFVQVKRSFNLKTIPEQVTVPLEKITLNATDVTTPKKSVPSIQDFLIGRMTKKVKVSLTPVQGNTDDTNEPMTTDGGSLTSVQANIDDTNKPMITGVESLTSVQGNTDDTIEPMSTDTESLTPVQGTTDGTNESMTIDAEIIPSKENESNSSESVENSSRTEKDVQSDNPVDRQEIAENSEAVVPSTEPPNSVQLDQNGPTIQSNGDVGLVESDDSPDVDIDRCNDTDPSPEVLALSALPNLIDEITRSMYYNTNKDETVTVNGQMLGTDTDDHHGDMDDNISAFNVSFSMPTTKSLADNMLGCDSPEIASIQLEMND, from the exons ATGTCTGGACTAAACACTACGCCTGCAAAGCGGTCCCATCAAAACAATTCATTCGCCTTCCCAAACAATTTGGAAATTCCCAAGTCTGCACTAAGCGATCGGAAATTCCGTTCGTCATACGTACGTATTTTTAATGATCCTAGAGTATACAAACGGCCGCGACTGAATGGTGACCGAACGTCAAGTCGATTCGGCGTCGACCATAACTACCAAATAAAAGTGGTATTCGACGAACCGATGGTCAAACCGAAAGGTATTTTGGCCAACACCCAAAGTCCGAAAGATGACAGTGGCATAAGTAAATCCGTAtcgttttcatcaaaaattacattcatCGATTCGACTGATTTGGATGGGGTGAGTAGCGATTGTACGGACGTGGAAATGGAGGAGAGTCGGTCgaacaaatcgaaaacaaagtcaaaaaagtcgaaaaatgcaaaatcgGAAAGTAAATCGAAAACGAAGGCAGCCGCAAGCAATGACAAACCGTCcagtaaaaagaaaaagaaaacaaaggACAAATTGTCAAACAAGAACGGACATAAAGTTAAATCAACTCACAAGGActtgttcaaatttaaaataaccAAACCATTCCGGAAGTTTGGCCGATCAAAAGACAAGAAACTGAAACATCTGCAAAAAAAGTTTGGCCGACGAATGTTCAAAGCATTTGTTCAAGTCAAACGTAGTTTCAATTTGAAGACCATACCTGAACAGGTAACCGTTCCTTTGGAAAAAATTACGCTAAACGCAACCGATGTGACTACACCAAAAAAGAGTGTGCCGTCGATTCAGGACTTTCTAATTGGTCGAATGACGAAAAAGGTCAAAGTATCTTTGACTCCAGTGCAAGGTAATACTGATGATACCAATGAACCGATGACCACCGACGGAGGGTCTTTAACTTCAGTGCAAGCTAATATCGATGATACCAACAAACCAATGATAACAGGTGTAGAGTCTTTAACTTCAGTGCAAGGGAATACCGATGATACCATTGAGCCGATGTCAACCGACACAGAGTCTTTAACTCCAGTGCAAGGTACTACCG ATGGTACCAATGAATCGATGACGATCGACGCAGAGATTATACCcagtaaagaaaatgaatcaaATTCATCCGAAAGCGTAGAAAATTCAAGTCGAACAGAAAAGGATGTTCAAAGTGATAATCCGGTAGATAGACAAGAAATTGCAGAGAATTCGGAAGCGGTTGTTCCATCCACCGAGCCCCCAAACTCAGTTCAATTGGATCAAAACGGACCAACCATTCAAAGCAATGGCGATGTCGGCCTGGTTGAATCAGATGATAGTCCTGATGTG GATATTGACAGGTGCAATGACACAGATCCTAGTCCGGAAGTGCTAGCATTAAGTGCTCTTCCAAATTTAATCGATGAAATCACCCGAAGTATGTACTACAACACAAACAAAGATGAGACTGTAACTGTGAATGGTCAAATGCTCGGTACGGATACGGACGATCATCATGGCGACATGGACGATAACATTTCGGCATTTAATGTTTCCTTTTCGATGCCAACAACCAAGTCTCTTGCGGATAATATGTTAGGCTGCGATTCACCGGAAATCGCTAGCATTCAATTGGAAATGAacgattaa
- the LOC119068637 gene encoding uncharacterized protein LOC119068637 isoform X1 yields the protein MSGLNTTPAKRSHQNNSFAFPNNLEIPKSALSDRKFRSSYVRIFNDPRVYKRPRLNGDRTSSRFGVDHNYQIKVVFDEPMVKPKGILANTQSPKDDSGISKSVSFSSKITFIDSTDLDGVSSDCTDVEMEESRSNKSKTKSKKSKNAKSESKSKTKAAASNDKPSSKKKKKTKDKLSNKNGHKVKSTHKDLFKFKITKPFRKFGRSKDKKLKHLQKKFGRRMFKAFVQVKRSFNLKTIPEQVTVPLEKITLNATDVTTPKKSVPSIQDFLIGRMTKKVKVSLTPVQGNTDDTNEPMTTDGGSLTSVQANIDDTNKPMITGVESLTSVQGNTDDTIEPMSTDTESLTPVQGTTVGTNEPITIDTESSTPVPDNTDSTNEPKTTDAKSLTPVQDNSDGTDEPMITDGKTLSPVQDNADGTNESMTIDAEIIPSKENESNSSESVENSSRTEKDVQSDNPVDRQEIAENSEAVVPSTEPPNSVQLDQNGPTIQSNGDVGLVESDDSPDVDIDRCNDTDPSPEVLALSALPNLIDEITRSMYYNTNKDETVTVNGQMLGTDTDDHHGDMDDNISAFNVSFSMPTTKSLADNMLGCDSPEIASIQLEMND from the exons ATGTCTGGACTAAACACTACGCCTGCAAAGCGGTCCCATCAAAACAATTCATTCGCCTTCCCAAACAATTTGGAAATTCCCAAGTCTGCACTAAGCGATCGGAAATTCCGTTCGTCATACGTACGTATTTTTAATGATCCTAGAGTATACAAACGGCCGCGACTGAATGGTGACCGAACGTCAAGTCGATTCGGCGTCGACCATAACTACCAAATAAAAGTGGTATTCGACGAACCGATGGTCAAACCGAAAGGTATTTTGGCCAACACCCAAAGTCCGAAAGATGACAGTGGCATAAGTAAATCCGTAtcgttttcatcaaaaattacattcatCGATTCGACTGATTTGGATGGGGTGAGTAGCGATTGTACGGACGTGGAAATGGAGGAGAGTCGGTCgaacaaatcgaaaacaaagtcaaaaaagtcgaaaaatgcaaaatcgGAAAGTAAATCGAAAACGAAGGCAGCCGCAAGCAATGACAAACCGTCcagtaaaaagaaaaagaaaacaaaggACAAATTGTCAAACAAGAACGGACATAAAGTTAAATCAACTCACAAGGActtgttcaaatttaaaataaccAAACCATTCCGGAAGTTTGGCCGATCAAAAGACAAGAAACTGAAACATCTGCAAAAAAAGTTTGGCCGACGAATGTTCAAAGCATTTGTTCAAGTCAAACGTAGTTTCAATTTGAAGACCATACCTGAACAGGTAACCGTTCCTTTGGAAAAAATTACGCTAAACGCAACCGATGTGACTACACCAAAAAAGAGTGTGCCGTCGATTCAGGACTTTCTAATTGGTCGAATGACGAAAAAGGTCAAAGTATCTTTGACTCCAGTGCAAGGTAATACTGATGATACCAATGAACCGATGACCACCGACGGAGGGTCTTTAACTTCAGTGCAAGCTAATATCGATGATACCAACAAACCAATGATAACAGGTGTAGAGTCTTTAACTTCAGTGCAAGGGAATACCGATGATACCATTGAGCCGATGTCAACCGACACAGAGTCTTTAACTCCAGTGCAAGGTACTACCGTTGGTACCAATGAACCGATAACAATCGACACAGAGTCTTCAACTCCAGTGCCAGATAATACAGATAGTACCAATGAACCGAAGACAACCGACGCAAAATCTTTAACTCCAGTGCAAGATAATTCCGATGGTACCGATGAACCGATGATAACCGACGGAAAAACTTTATCTCCAGTGCAAGATAATGCAGATGGTACCAATGAATCGATGACGATCGACGCAGAGATTATACCcagtaaagaaaatgaatcaaATTCATCCGAAAGCGTAGAAAATTCAAGTCGAACAGAAAAGGATGTTCAAAGTGATAATCCGGTAGATAGACAAGAAATTGCAGAGAATTCGGAAGCGGTTGTTCCATCCACCGAGCCCCCAAACTCAGTTCAATTGGATCAAAACGGACCAACCATTCAAAGCAATGGCGATGTCGGCCTGGTTGAATCAGATGATAGTCCTGATGTG GATATTGACAGGTGCAATGACACAGATCCTAGTCCGGAAGTGCTAGCATTAAGTGCTCTTCCAAATTTAATCGATGAAATCACCCGAAGTATGTACTACAACACAAACAAAGATGAGACTGTAACTGTGAATGGTCAAATGCTCGGTACGGATACGGACGATCATCATGGCGACATGGACGATAACATTTCGGCATTTAATGTTTCCTTTTCGATGCCAACAACCAAGTCTCTTGCGGATAATATGTTAGGCTGCGATTCACCGGAAATCGCTAGCATTCAATTGGAAATGAacgattaa